The window GTGCTCGCCGCCAGCGAGAAGTACGCATTGAGCAGTGCCCAGGGCTCCGTGTTGTCACGGGCTGTGGTGGCTGAGGTGAAGCTGGGCCAGAAGATCCACAGGTAGATGGTTCCTGCGGGGAAGGGGAACAGGCAGGTTTTGATGTTGGGGTTGATCCCTCATGGGAAAGAAACTTCTTGCTAGTACCAAGAGATGCCAGCGGCTGCAGCTTGCAGTGCGGGAGGCTCGGGTTGGACTCgaggaaaagctttttcctgGAGAGTGTGGTGTAGCCCTAGGACAGGCCCCCCGGGAGGTGGAAAACCTCTGCCCTTGATGGTTTGCAGGGCTCTGCTGGTCAAAGCCACAGCCACACTGTCCTAATGTTGGTGACCATGTCTGTGACTCCGGCGTTGGAGGATTTGAGCTCCCATACCGACCACAGCAAAGACATCTGGCTGGTGCCCCGCGTcctgctgctctttcctcttgtccctgtggggctggtgcaAGATCCGTGAAACCAACAAGCCAAAATAAGCACCAAAGGTGTGGACGGTCAAGGAACCCCCGCTGTCGCTTACCTGGAGAGTACAGAAAAATGCTGTGCAGGAAGCGGGGTTTGTCTCTACAGATAAGGCGGGTCTTGACAGGAGGAGCCTAAACCCATGTTTACCCCCTTTCTGGTGGGCTCCCCCCAAACAGTGACTCACCCCCATGAGACTGAGCAGGATGTATTCGTTGAGAGCGAAGAGGGTGACTCCCAGCAgggtcagcagcagcatctggatGGGGTTTACCCTGCCCAGAAGAGCCCCGGAGGAGACCAGAACGGCTGCGGTGCAGAAGTCGGCACTGACCAtgctgggaaggagagggaaggcgTGGGGCTGGACCCAGCGCTGCTGGGGGGGGAGCGCgggagctggggagagcagggttTGAGGGGGGGACGGGAGCTGAGCCTGCAGCCCAGACCCTGCGTCCCACCGCCCCTGCAAGCTGAACAGGCAGCCCGAGCCTTGCGGTGTTGGTGACAAAGGGACAGCTGAGCTTGAGGCAGGTGGGGGCCGGTGTGCCCCCCTGAATGCCTCCTGTAGCGTGGGGCAGTACCCGCATGGCCCTCACTAGTGTGGTACGCAAATAACCCAGAAGCCTGGTCCTACTTGTCCTCATAACCCTCCTCCAAAGCAGAGCTGCGAGTTTTACAGAGGAGGGAGCCAGTGTGCCAGGGTTGGGCCTGGGACGATGAcggctgggaagcagcagctccctcccgCCTTACCTCTGAGCTCCCACATAAATTTTGCCATTCAGGAAGAAGTATAAAAACCCCTGGATCAATACGGCCCACTGGACGGCGAAGGCCACGATGAGGATGCTGATGGCCACGCTGCCGGGCCCATAGCGGCCGAGGAAGGCCATGAGGAGCCCGAAGCCAAGGAGAGCTTGGAGGTGGACATCCCGGAAACCTGGTGGAGGAGAGGCAGAAGGATGGGTCTGGAGGCATCAAGGGCAGGCAGCCACCCCCCTGCCTGCTGGTCCCCATGAGGGGGCGCAGCCACCCCCTGCTCGAACAGGTTTGGGGGAGCTGAAGGCTTCAGCTGATATAAATCAGCCTTGCTCCACCCACGTGTCTCTGGAACCGTGGTGGATCTGCCCTTGGATCTCCCTTGGAGATCTCCAGCAGAGAACATGAGCGGTTGCTGCTTGTGCTAGTGACGGGTAAAGCCATATACGCCAGGTAAAGCCATATACGCCTGGCGTGGCCCCCGACACCCTTTGTAGTGGCTCCTGGCCACCCTCTTTACAGCCGCCCTGTGCAGACACCTCGGTACATGCACGTGGTTCACCCTGCAGCCCAGAAACCTCTTGGGGTGGCCGAGAGCCATCTGCACCCATCACACCAGCATGAAGGTGGGTCTGAGACGTCAGCCACCCCCCGGGACCTCTCCGCTGCTCCTGAAAACATCACGTCCTGCTTCATGGGACAAGAGGACCAGAAGAGTGAACAGAAAAATGGGACCAGTCTAGTACCATTTGGTGGCAAatcagaggaggagggagctgaTTTTCGCTGGGGCTAAATGCCCTTTGCACCCCTCAGCCATGCCGAGAGCTGTGTCCCATCCTTCCCCATGCGCCGGAGCCGTGAGTCACTGCCTGCGCCGGGTGGGGTGATGTGGGCAGGCGAAACCGGGAGaacctgcctgctgcctgccggGCAGCCCGGCTGGGCTCAGCTCCCCTCCCTCGGCCACGGCGCTGCGGAGGTGCCTTTCGAATCGCCTGCCTTGCCTCGGAAAAGCCGGGGCCAAGCCCTCATCCCCCAGCCAAGGATGAGTTTTGCAGCGATGCCCGACACGCAGGAGGATGCTCCCGGCGGGTGCAGAGCCCCAACCCCGCGTTAGCCACCGTGGCCGCACCGAGGGAGCTGAATCCTCTGTGGAAGGGGCTTGGTGCAAATCCCTTGGCACCGCAAAACTTCTCACTGGGAAGCTTTGCAGACCCCAAagtggcaggagcagctgccGTGCTCCATGCCTGCGGATGGGAGGATAATCCCAGGTTTATCACTGCACCGAGTGATCCCCTCTGCGCTCCAGCTGCTGAAACGCATGTCCTAGACCCAAATATCCCTGTTTCCAGCCTAGCTTTGCCCAAGCATGTGGGAAATCCTTGCAGCACGTCCGCTTTCCACCCACCAACCCCTCCTCGGGAGGATGCATCGGTACCCCAACCCTATGGCTTGATGTTCCCCCTCCTCTGTTTTACTCTGGAGTCCAAACTAGAGCTGGACGGTGTGACAGGTCTGCAGCTTGGAGCTAACACGGTGACATCCCGTGTCACCCCCCCCAGCAATGCCTGGGGACCAGGTAGAGCCGCTCTCTGCACCCACCCGGGGCCGGGGGTACTCACGGGGGTGCTGAAAACCCGAGTCCTggtttctccagctgcagttcagctgctgggagcagaggccAGGGCTGCTCTCTGGGCTGTACCGGACAAAGACGGCAAAAAGGATGATGGTGAGGATTTGAAGGAGGAAGCACAGCCCGGAGAGCCGGAGCcttgaggcagcagtgtgctcaggcatgTTGTGGGGTGGCCGGGACAGTCAAACCCCCCCCGAAATCGGGGAGACACGAGGAGAAGCGCGCTGGAGCTGCAAACTCCGCCTGCCCGGGCCGCTGCCAGGTCCTGCCTTCGCCTCGGTACTTCCCAAGGGCGGAAGAGCCGGCCGGGAGCAGGATGGTGCTGCCAACACGGAAACCCCGGGGCTGGCTGCCCCGGCACGCCTCGGCACCTGGTTTTGCCACTTCAGGGAGCTtgggctgcctgtgctgggggaCCACGGGGGGCTTTTGGTGCCTGCATCCATCTCGGCTGCGCGCCAGAGGGTCAGGGTGGGATTTGACctgcagg of the Phalacrocorax aristotelis chromosome 25, bGulAri2.1, whole genome shotgun sequence genome contains:
- the RHBG gene encoding ammonium transporter Rh type B isoform X6, whose translation is MPEHTAASRLRLSGLCFLLQILTIILFAVFVRYSPESSPGLCSQQLNCSWRNQDSGFQHPRFRDVHLQALLGFGLLMAFLGRYGPGSVAISILIVAFAVQWAVLIQGFLYFFLNGKIYVGAQSMVSADFCTAAVLVSSGALLGRVNPIQMLLLTLLGVTLFALNEYILLSLMGPHRDKRKEQQDAGHQPDVFAVVGTIYLWIFWPSFTSATTARDNTEPWALLNAYFSLAASTLATFVLSPVLYEESTLRMVQIQDATLASVAMMGMAGEMLVTPFGALSAGFLAGLIPPLGFRFLTPVLRSRLKTQDTCGVHNIHGLPGILGALLGTLLAALATADAYGGRLELVFPLVAQGSRTASDQALCQLCALPVTLLLAALGGSLTGAVLQMKGLRSPSDTRYLENTVLWEVAEEGCDPGASRKELGTSTLV
- the RHBG gene encoding ammonium transporter Rh type B isoform X7, producing MPEHTAASRLRLSGLCFLLQILTIILFAVFVRYSPESSPGLCSQQLNCSWRNQDSGFQHPRFRDVHLQALLGFGLLMAFLGRYGPGSVAISILIVAFAVQWAVLIQGFLYFFLNGKIYVGAQSMVSADFCTAAVLVSSGALLGRVNPIQMLLLTLLGVTLFALNEYILLSLMGVSDSGGSLTVHTFGAYFGLLVSRILHQPHRDKRKEQQDAGHQPDVFAVVGTIYLWIFWPSFTSATTARDNTEPWALLNAYFSLAASTLATFVLSPVLYEESTLRMVQIQDATLASVAMMGMAGEMLVTPFGALSAGFLAGLIPPLGFRFLTPVLRSRLKTQDTCGVHNIHGLPGILGALLGTLLAALATADAYGGRLELVFPLVAQGSRTASDQALCQLCALPVTLLLAALGGSLTGG
- the RHBG gene encoding ammonium transporter Rh type B isoform X3; translated protein: MPEHTAASRLRLSGLCFLLQILTIILFAVFVRYSPESSPGLCSQQLNCSWRNQDSGFQHPRFRDVHLQALLGFGLLMAFLGRYGPGSVAISILIVAFAVQWAVLIQGFLYFFLNGKIYVGAQSMVSADFCTAAVLVSSGALLGRVNPIQMLLLTLLGVTLFALNEYILLSLMGPHRDKRKEQQDAGHQPDVFAVVGTIYLWIFWPSFTSATTARDNTEPWALLNAYFSLAASTLATFVLSPVLYEESTLRMVQIQDATLASVAMMGMAGEMLVTPFGALSAGFLAGLIPPLGFRFLTAENPGHMWGSQHPRAAGDPGCLAGDAAGGTGHCRCLWWQTGARVPAGGPGQPDSQRPGALPALRPARHPAARRARGQPHGWLRKDATLGRAERSWAPAPWCNDPDPSVRSCTTGLNPLPALPGLGSFWQPEFPSSLLWRQPAWSPCGAQLLVPKVLGAAGCPRAFAG
- the RHBG gene encoding ammonium transporter Rh type B isoform X4 encodes the protein MPEHTAASRLRLSGLCFLLQILTIILFAVFVRYSPESSPGLCSQQLNCSWRNQDSGFQHPRFRDVHLQALLGFGLLMAFLGRYGPGSVAISILIVAFAVQWAVLIQGFLYFFLNGKIYVGAQSMVSADFCTAAVLVSSGALLGRVNPIQMLLLTLLGVTLFALNEYILLSLMGVSDSGGSLTVHTFGAYFGLLVSRILHQPHRDKRKEQQDAGHQPDVFAVVGTIYLWIFWPSFTSATTARDNTEPWALLNAYFSLAASTLATFVLSPVLYEESTLRMVQIQDATLASVAMMGMAGEMLVTPFGALSAGFLAGLIPPLGFRFLTPVLRSRLKTQDTCGVHNIHGLPGILGALLGTLLAALATADAYGGRLELVFPLVAQGSRTASDQALCQLCALPVTLLLAALGGSLTGAVLQMKGLRSPSDTRYLENTVLWEVAEEGCDPGASRKELGTSTLV
- the RHBG gene encoding ammonium transporter Rh type B isoform X8; this translates as MPEHTAASRLRLSGLCFLLQILTIILFAVFVRYSPESSPGLCSQQLNCSWRNQDSGFQHPRFRDVHLQALLGFGLLMAFLGRYGPGSVAISILIVAFAVQWAVLIQGFLYFFLNGKIYVGAQSMVSADFCTAAVLVSSGALLGRVNPIQMLLLTLLGVTLFALNEYILLSLMGPHRDKRKEQQDAGHQPDVFAVVGTIYLWIFWPSFTSATTARDNTEPWALLNAYFSLAASTLATFVLSPVLYEESTLRMVQIQDATLASVAMMGMAGEMLVTPFGALSAGFLAGLIPPLGFRFLTAENPGHMWGSQHPRAAGDPGCLAGDAAGGTGHCRCLWWQTGARVPAGGPGQPDSQRPGALPALRPARHPAARRARGQPHGSRPANEGAEVSLGHAVPGKHGPLGGG
- the RHBG gene encoding ammonium transporter Rh type B isoform X2; translation: MPEHTAASRLRLSGLCFLLQILTIILFAVFVRYSPESSPGLCSQQLNCSWRNQDSGFQHPRFRDVHLQALLGFGLLMAFLGRYGPGSVAISILIVAFAVQWAVLIQGFLYFFLNGKIYVGAQSMVSADFCTAAVLVSSGALLGRVNPIQMLLLTLLGVTLFALNEYILLSLMGVSDSGGSLTVHTFGAYFGLLVSRILHQPHRDKRKEQQDAGHQPDVFAVVGTIYLWIFWPSFTSATTARDNTEPWALLNAYFSLAASTLATFVLSPVLYEESTLRMVQIQDATLASVAMMGMAGEMLVTPFGALSAGFLAGLIPPLGFRFLTAENPGHMWGSQHPRAAGDPGCLAGDAAGGTGHCRCLWWQTGARVPAGGPGQPDSQRPGALPALRPARHPAARRARGQPHGWLRKDATLGRAERSWAPAPWCNDPDPSVRSCTTGLNPLPALPGLGSFWQPEFPSSLLWRQPAWSPCGAQLLVPKVLGAAGCPRAFAG
- the RHBG gene encoding ammonium transporter Rh type B isoform X5, with translation MPEHTAASRLRLSGLCFLLQILTIILFAVFVRYSPESSPGLCSQQLNCSWRNQDSGFQHPRFRDVHLQALLGFGLLMAFLGRYGPGSVAISILIVAFAVQWAVLIQGFLYFFLNGKIYVGAQSMVSADFCTAAVLVSSGALLGRVNPIQMLLLTLLGVTLFALNEYILLSLMGVSDSGGSLTVHTFGAYFGLLVSRILHQPHRDKRKEQQDAGHQPDVFAVVGTIYLWIFWPSFTSATTARDNTEPWALLNAYFSLAASTLATFVLSPVLYEESTLRMVQIQDATLASVAMMGMAGEMLVTPFGALSAGFLAGLIPPLGFRFLTAENPGHMWGSQHPRAAGDPGCLAGDAAGGTGHCRCLWWQTGARVPAGGPGQPDSQRPGALPALRPARHPAARRARGQPHGSRPANEGAEVSLGHAVPGKHGPLGGG